A single genomic interval of Gossypium raimondii isolate GPD5lz chromosome 11, ASM2569854v1, whole genome shotgun sequence harbors:
- the LOC105803175 gene encoding flowering locus K homology domain — MAGESYEDRNAIETPEDLAVPLQPEETEMQGAGVDGEKKWPGWPGENVFRMLVPAQKVGTIIGPKGEFIRKISDESRARIKILDGPPTTSERAVMVSAKEEPDAPIPPSMDGLLRIHRRILGLDGDYDHTTAGANGRVITRLLVADTQAGSLIGRQGSTIKYIQDASNCNIRVLGGEHLPVFSLKDDSVVEIEGGPTCVHAAIELIAGHLRKFLVHRSIIGVFEMQMQNVSANQNMVVPQSQHHLHGFPIADSESLLGSKPKYTYPESQFDDCYEPHELPLHDKNSYQGPPLYGTHGSMGGLASNVQAKQSVVTKIIQRMQIPLSYANAVIGTSGANISYMRRASGAAIAIQETRDVPGDMTVEISGSASEVQAAEQLIQNFIAEAASAMQSLPGGSISEEYSPYPVHAPLYASSDANGHVSHAPVIDYGSIYGTGYG, encoded by the exons ATGGCAGGAGAAAGTTATGAAGATCGTAATGCAATTGAAACGCCGGAAGATTTGGCGGTTCCTCTTCAACCCGAAGAGACAGAAATGCAGGGTGCGGGAGTAGATGGAGAAAAGAAGTGGCCTGGATGGCCTGGTGAGAACGTTTTTAGAATGTTGGTTCCCGCCCAGAAGGTGGGTACTATCATCGGCCCAAAAGGAGAGTTCATCAGGAAAATCTCCGACGAATCAAGGGCCCGGATTAAAATTCTTGATGGACCTCCTACTACCTCTGAAAGAGCT GTCATGGTTTCTGCCAAAGAAGAACCAGATGCTCCTATTCCTCCATCAATGGATGGCTTATTGAGGATTCATAGGCGTATTCTTGGTCTAGATGGTGATTATGATCATACTACAGCAGGTGCAAATGGCAGAGTTATCACACGTCTTCTAGTGGCAGATACTCAGGCAGGAAGCTTGATTGGCAGACAAGGATCCACTATAAAGTATATTCAAGATGCTTCTAATTGCAATATTCGAGTTCTTGGAGGAG AACACCTGCCAGTTTTTTCTTTGAAAGATGATAGTGTTGTTGAGATAGAGGGTGGGCCCACATGTGTACACGCTGCAATTGAACTTATTGCAGGCCATCTCAGGAAGTTCTTGGTTCACCGCAGCATTATTGGGGTATTTGAAATGCAA ATGCAGAATGTGAGTGCCAATCAGAATATGGTCGTGCCTCAATCCCAGCACCATCTGCATGGTTTTCCGATTGCTGATAGTGAATCCCTTCTTGGTTCTAAGCCAAAATATACTTATCCTGAATCTCAGTTTGACGATTGTTATGAACCTCATGAGCTACCTTTGCATGACAAGAATTCCTATCAGGGCCCACCACTATATGGGACGCATGGTTCTATGGGAGGTCTTGCATCAAATGTGCAGGCCAAACAGTCAGTGGTGACAAAG ATCATACAACGCATGCAAATTCCTTTATCATATGCAAATGCTGTAATTGGGACATCTGGTGCAAATATAAGCTATATGCGCCGTGCCAGTGGAGCTGCTATAGCTATACAAGAGACAAGAGATGTGCCTGGGGATATGACTGTTGAAATTTCTGGATCTGCCTCTGAAGTACAAGCGGCTGAGCAGTTGATACAG AACTTTATTGCTGAAGCTGCAAGTGCGATGCAGAGTCTGCCAGGCGGATCAATCAGCGAGGAGTACAGTCCTTACCCGGTACATGCTCCTCTTTATGCGTCTTCTGATGCCAATGGTCATGTCAGCCATGCGCCTGTCATAGACTATGGTTCAATTTATGGCACTGGTTATGGTTGA
- the LOC105803174 gene encoding fructokinase-1, with the protein MHHQSIAFKPLQFPFPPRLHPPNAIPSRRLFPLHLNTTAYSPCSASSSRSFHIPLPTHPPRSLPSSNSTKNAALKTVDVATLGNLCVDIVLNVPKLPPSSKGARKAIMEQLSSSPPDKQYWEAGGNCNVAIAAARLGLNCITIGYVGNEIYGKFLLDVLRDEGIRIVGMNEEADVVNSPSASHQTLLCWVLVDPLQKHGFCSPADFFEEPAFSWMSTLSEEVKRGIKRSRILFCNGYDFDELCPGLILSAVDYAIEAGTSVFFDPGPRGKSLLRGTVEEQKALRHFLRMSDVLLLTSDEAESLTGIANPILAGQELLRTGVRTKWVVVKMGPRGSILITTSNITCASAFKVKVMDTVGCGDSFVAAIAFGFIHNIPLVTTLAFANAVGAATAMGCGAGRNVAALKQVVELMEAPNLNEDDEFWNELLGEHLDSQEVTFLSKMILNGSNGRMNRVTFQKAVSELLPKLKSSQLEGTLSC; encoded by the exons ATGCATCACCAATCCATAGCCTTTAAACCCCTCCAATTCCCTTTCCCGCCCCGCCTTCACCCTCCTAACGCTATCCCTTCTCGCCGCCTGTTTCCCCTCCATCTAAACACCACCGCTTATTCTCCCTGCTCTGCCTCTAGCTCCCGGAGTTTCCATATCCCTCTTCCCACTCACCCTCCTCGCTCCCTCCCCTCCTCCAACTCCACCAAAAACGCCGCCCTCAAAACCGTCGATGTCGCCACTCTCGGCAATCTCTGTGTTGATATTGTTCTCAATGTTCCCAAATTACCCCCGTCTTCTAAAGGCGCTCGCAAAGCCATCATGGAACAGTTATCCTCTTCTCCTCCCGAcaag CAATACTGGGAAGCTGGTGGAAACTGTAATGTAGCTATAGCAGCTGCAAGGCTGGGACTCAATTGTATTACAATAGGTTATGTTGGTAATGAAATTTATGGGAAGTTTCTTCTAGATGTGCTTCGTGATGAAGGAATTCGCATTGTAGGAATGAATGAAGAAGCTGATGTTGTTAACAGTCCAAGTGCTTCTCATCAAACTCTCTTATGCTGGGTGCTTGTTGATCCTTTACAAAAGCATGGTTTTTGCAg TCCAGCTGATTTTTTTGAGGAGCCTGCTTTTAGCTGGATGAGTACACTTTCTGAAGAAGTAAAGAGGGGGATTAAGCGATCGAGAATCCTGTTTTGTAATGGTTATGATTTTGATGAGCTTTGCCCTGGTTTGATATTGTCAGCTGTTGACTATGCAATTGAAGCTGGTACATCAGTGTTTTTCGATCCAGGGCCGCGTGGGAAGAGTCTTTTACGCGGAACTGTGGAAGAACAAAAGGCACTTAGGCATTTCTTGAGGATGAGTGATGTCCTCCTTCTAACATCTGATGAG GCCGAATCATTGACTGGCATAGCGAACCCGATACTAGCAGGACAGGAGTTGCTGAGGACAGGGGTCCGCACTAAATGGGTGGTTGTGAAGATGGGCCCTAGGGGTTCAATTCTGATAACCACGTCAAATATTACATGTGCATCTGCATTTAAG GTGAAAGTCATGGACACCGTCGGCTGTGGAGATAGTTTTGTTGCAGCTATTGCATTCGGTTTTATACACAATATTCCCTTGGTTACAACATTGGCATTTGCAAATGCTGTGGGGGCTGCTACTGCCATGGGTTGTGGTGCCGGTAGGAATGTAGCAGCACTGAAGCAAGTAGTAGAACTCATGGAAGCACCCAACCTCAATGAGGATGATGAATTTTGGAATGAGCTATTGGGTGAACATTTGGACTCCCAAGAGGTTACTTTTCTGtcgaaaatgattttaaatggAAGCAATGGCAGGATGAATCGTGTTACATTTCAAAAGGCAGTTTCTGAATTGCTGCCTAAGCTTAAATCAAGTCAACTAGAGGGCACACTGTCATGTTGA